One segment of Castanea sativa cultivar Marrone di Chiusa Pesio chromosome 3, ASM4071231v1 DNA contains the following:
- the LOC142627542 gene encoding uncharacterized protein LOC142627542, whose amino-acid sequence MALAWKLRSSHSHSQVASLLLSFIHSLAPLPPQARNNTRIFLRSTLPNLNPISITFSSSIDRHIRLFTSEPTSTSSKINTKVNFSLPDSDDDDEEEEDNSKEEIMDKNSKPPPPYDPFNKKPIIEEPNDPKDLQEIFHNMRTKDGLFNNAVKMFDALSKDGLTHEALELFSQIKDKGHMPDVVAHTAIIEAYANAGQPKECLKVYLRMLASGVAPNAYTYTVLIKGLAKNANYIGDAKKYVIEMMGKGMRPNAGTYTALFEALAKEQKVDEAREFVEQMKSKGFVPNEAAVREILNNKRGQVFSTVINVLFGK is encoded by the coding sequence ATGGCATTGGCTTGGAAATTGAGATCatctcattctcattctcagGTCGCCTCCCTCCTCTTATCTTTTATCCATTCCTTAGCTCCACTCCCACCCCAAGCTCGTAACAACacaagaatttttctaagatcAACGCTTCCAAATCTAAACCCAATATCTATAACATTTTCTTCTTCCATTGACAGACATATAAGGTTGTTTACCTCCGAACCCACAAGTACCAGCAGCAAGATCAACACCAAGGTTAACTTCTCTTTGCCCGAttcagatgatgatgatgaggaggaggaggataaCAGCAAAGAAGAAATCATGGACAAAAACAGCAAGCCTCCACCACCTTACGACCCTTTCAACAAGAAGCCAATCATAGAGGAGCCAAATGACCCCAAAGACTTGCAAGAAATCTTCCACAACATGAGGACCAAAGACGGTCTCTTCAACAATGCAGTCAAGATGTTCGACGCTTTGTCCAAAGACGGACTCACCCACGAAGCCTTAGAACTCTTCTCCCAAATCAAGGACAAGGGTCACATGCCCGACGTGGTGGCCCACACTGCCATAATCGAGGCTTACGCCAATGCCGGCCAGCCCAAGGAGTGTCTGAAGGTGTACTTGCGCATGCTTGCGTCTGGGGTGGCCCCTAATGCCTACACTTACACCGTTCTTATCAAAGGACTTGCTAAGAATGCTAACTACATAGGGGATGCAAAGAAGTACGTGATAGAAATGATGGGCAAAGGAATGAGACCCAATGCCGGGACCTACACCGCTCTCTTTGAGGCTTTGGCTAAGGAGCAGAAGGTGGACGAGGCCAGGGAGTTTGTGGAGCAGATGAAGAGTAAGGGATTCGTACCCAATGAGGCGGCTGTGAGGGAGATTCTTAATAACAAGCGGGGACAGGTTTTTTCAACAGTCATCAACGTTCTCTTTGGCAAGTAG